The proteins below come from a single Saccharophagus degradans 2-40 genomic window:
- a CDS encoding alpha-glucosidase family protein, with amino-acid sequence MRSQPWWRGAVIYQIYPRSFMDTNADGVGDIPGIVQKLDYIASLGVDAIWISPFFKSPMHDFGYDISDYRDVDPLFGTLDDFDLLIDEAHKRGIKVMIDQVLSHTSAEHEWFKESRQSRDNPKADWYVWADPNEDGTPPNNWLAIFGGSAWEWDSRRGQYYLHNFLKSQPDLNFHCEDVQNQILQEVEFWLKRGVDGLRLDAINFCFHDKQLRNNPPKSASERKARGFSEDNPYAFQWHTYNNTQPENLAFLQRLRSLMDKYPNTVTLGEISSDDSLATMAEYTADNDKLHMAYSFELLADEFSAAYIRETVGTLESRLNDGWPCWSIGNHDVPRVASRWGKEDACDALSIVLNAMLLSLRGSVCCYQGEELGLKEAELTFEQLQDPYGITFWPKFKGRDGCRTPMPWDSQQHAGFSNGAPWLPVADDHKAKNVTVQQQADLSVLQAYKQFIAWRKTQPEILYGDIAFLSSHESTLAFTRSYEGSTLFAAFNLSNTEQVVNLPAGEWTALEGHGLSAAVSATQITLPPFGGFFAKQASNS; translated from the coding sequence ATGCGAAGTCAACCCTGGTGGCGTGGTGCCGTCATTTACCAAATTTATCCCCGCAGCTTCATGGATACCAATGCCGATGGTGTGGGTGATATTCCAGGAATTGTGCAAAAGCTCGATTACATAGCCAGTTTAGGTGTTGATGCGATATGGATATCGCCATTTTTTAAATCGCCTATGCACGACTTTGGCTACGACATTAGCGACTATCGCGACGTAGACCCATTATTTGGCACCTTGGATGACTTCGATCTACTTATCGATGAAGCGCATAAGCGCGGCATTAAAGTAATGATCGACCAAGTGCTAAGCCACACTTCTGCCGAGCATGAATGGTTTAAAGAGAGCCGCCAATCACGCGATAACCCCAAAGCCGATTGGTATGTTTGGGCCGACCCTAATGAAGATGGCACGCCCCCTAATAACTGGCTCGCTATTTTTGGCGGCAGCGCTTGGGAATGGGATTCGCGTCGCGGTCAGTACTACCTGCATAACTTTTTGAAAAGTCAGCCAGATTTAAACTTCCACTGCGAAGATGTACAAAACCAAATTTTGCAGGAAGTAGAGTTTTGGCTAAAACGCGGTGTAGATGGCCTGCGTTTGGATGCTATTAACTTTTGTTTCCACGATAAGCAGTTGCGCAACAACCCGCCTAAAAGTGCAAGTGAGCGCAAAGCGCGCGGGTTTAGTGAAGATAACCCCTACGCTTTTCAGTGGCATACCTACAACAACACCCAGCCAGAAAACCTCGCGTTTTTGCAGCGCCTGCGCAGCTTGATGGATAAGTACCCCAATACCGTTACCTTGGGCGAAATATCTTCAGACGATTCGCTGGCAACAATGGCTGAGTACACCGCCGATAACGACAAGTTACATATGGCTTACAGCTTTGAGCTACTAGCCGATGAGTTTTCTGCGGCTTATATTCGCGAAACCGTTGGCACACTTGAGTCGCGCTTAAACGATGGCTGGCCCTGTTGGTCTATTGGCAATCACGATGTACCACGTGTGGCTAGTCGCTGGGGCAAAGAAGATGCATGCGATGCGCTTTCTATTGTACTCAACGCCATGTTGCTCTCTTTGCGTGGCAGCGTATGTTGTTATCAGGGTGAAGAGCTGGGTTTGAAAGAAGCCGAGCTAACCTTCGAGCAATTACAAGACCCATACGGCATTACCTTCTGGCCCAAGTTTAAAGGTCGCGATGGCTGCCGCACACCTATGCCGTGGGATAGCCAGCAACATGCAGGCTTTAGTAACGGCGCGCCATGGCTGCCAGTTGCAGACGATCACAAAGCCAAAAACGTGACCGTTCAGCAGCAAGCGGATTTATCGGTACTACAGGCGTACAAACAATTTATTGCTTGGCGAAAAACGCAGCCAGAAATTTTGTACGGCGATATCGCGTTCCTTTCGTCGCATGAATCCACCTTGGCGTTTACGCGCAGCTACGAAGGCAGCACATTATTTGCCGCGTTTAATTTATCTAACACCGAACAAGTAGTAAACCTACCTGCAGGTGAGTGGACCGCACTGGAAGGCCACGGCCTTAGCGCCGCAGTGAGTGCCACTCAAATCACATTACCTCCTTTTGGCGGTTTTTTCGCCAAGCAGGCAAGCAACAGTTAG
- a CDS encoding alpha-2-macroglobulin family protein: MNKWMTVKATLLALVVTCAGCFDSNTDNKQPSNSAGEPANASLSSQSAAAKPKTAAELAKLKQDFAKTPFDVMHIAELSYQQAPAIAVTLSAPIDPQASWQNYFELLDKNSSPIKGEWILGEHLNVVYFPFTQPSTQYIVRVNSGLKGLSGRLLASDAEKQLQTQARQQSVKFVSRGSQLAPQLSEGLTVEAVNVKAVDVDFLRLNDDAIGAFLAGGLSNYAYDLQRLKHTTTLAYSARFDLNSSENKTEKTVLPLAAIKPLQEPGVYITVMKEAGDYPYNYNTTWFAVGDISVQARQYPNQLVAFVHSAVKVKPIAQATVTLYDQAGRELAKERADAQGKVSFATAMDKASYLVAQHNKHLSVLTLKGAAMDLSEFSLAARQNFPLEFFMYGPRDIYRPGEEVIINGLLRDNDGRLLEASNIQARILRPDGRVFQNFVWQGDTQAFYEHRFLLPQQTVTGDWQLAAKLGNGREFTFTFKVEEFLPERMKLALSATANTHFIRDEKLTINVQGDYLYGAPAAGNRAEATLVLRQKRKLFDEWQGFVFGAEDYNNFNTDTALDDLTLDDNGSASITLPAEWQGASQPIEISTRVSLFESGGRPVSRTINHTYWPRETLVGVRPLWDTEIASPRTDVQLELINVNTQGKLQAAENVTVVAIRENARYYWQWDDGWQYRQNETNVPVYSRVISLSAEERTQVTIPVEYGNYRLEVRDQQQTLLNSYRFFAGWHWDSPEVGATGRPDKLDLTLNADAIENGQQATLTFNAPYDGLMVFTVEANELMWLESREINAGDNTLTLPVNNNWDRHDIYATVTLLRSGDSQRKYLPKRAFGLAHLPLNRDNRKLSVSIHAPEKILPASELTTKIKVDNAEGKQVFVTLSAVDTGVLSLTQFTTPNAHKWFFAARGYNVDIRDTWAAFIEQLSARMATRRFGGDADEMARGGEAPQSDVQIVSLYSGKVQLDSNGEADVNLSLPYFNGELRLMAMAWAEGDFGEQEAKVTVAAPLIAEISTPRFLAKGDKANATLDLQNLTEREMHLDVEFSASNILGAEKITQTMLLQPKQKQIVQLPLLGMAYYGTGSIVLKATEQSAGGDASVARSWNLSLRPAFPAETVRNESVVNAGEALQFPMQEAARFDGDTLSVMLSMSPTPPFDVQQQLHQLIQYPYGCLEQTTSRAWPLLKTSFAELMKYDLTDDKRVAKNRDQLIEGAIARISGMQRSDGSFGLWSNQSREAHWLTVYATEFLIAAKDQGFNVDDSVLNSAIAKVKKYVTLHSIQWSEREHYSTWPEHYHFSYRAYAAYVMAQRQQVSLGDVRNLFDRYHGSAKTPLPLAQIAAALETLGDKARSEKAWALAFARDKLARGYGGDYASPVRDQAWITALALDSRLVKEPLQLVFTLRDSARLRRWISTQERFALYTLGQKLNQRETHWQASLHVNDAPIAIDQSTPWRGYWKREAVPSALTLTNSDNKPLFTNLTLQGYPVEPNYDIAEGIQVRRFFYNDRGEVISLNNVKTGDLILVRVDMQSTDEYRLPDAMLVELLPAGLELENQNLSSAVAMQDMRVQNKTVAQWMTNTPIVHQEFRDDRYVAALSLSRKTASVFYLARAVTPGEYLVPPSLVEDMYRPEIRAVGGKETTLVISPK, encoded by the coding sequence GTGAATAAATGGATGACAGTAAAAGCGACATTGTTAGCGCTGGTAGTAACCTGCGCGGGGTGCTTCGACAGCAATACCGACAACAAACAGCCTAGTAACTCGGCGGGCGAGCCTGCTAACGCATCGCTTTCATCCCAAAGCGCCGCAGCCAAACCCAAAACAGCAGCCGAGTTGGCCAAACTTAAGCAAGATTTTGCTAAAACCCCCTTCGATGTTATGCATATTGCCGAGCTTAGCTATCAGCAGGCGCCTGCCATTGCGGTTACCCTAAGTGCGCCAATAGACCCGCAAGCAAGCTGGCAAAACTATTTTGAACTGCTCGATAAGAATAGTTCGCCAATTAAAGGCGAATGGATATTGGGCGAGCACTTAAATGTTGTTTACTTTCCTTTTACGCAGCCAAGCACCCAATACATCGTGCGTGTTAATTCGGGCCTAAAAGGTTTATCTGGTCGTTTATTGGCTAGCGATGCGGAAAAACAGCTGCAAACTCAGGCGCGTCAACAATCCGTTAAATTTGTAAGCCGTGGCTCGCAACTTGCGCCGCAACTAAGCGAAGGGCTTACCGTTGAAGCGGTAAACGTTAAAGCGGTAGATGTAGATTTTTTACGTTTAAATGACGATGCAATAGGCGCGTTTTTAGCTGGCGGCTTAAGCAACTATGCCTACGATTTACAGCGTTTAAAGCACACAACCACCTTAGCCTACAGTGCGCGATTTGACTTAAATAGCAGCGAAAATAAAACAGAAAAAACCGTATTGCCACTTGCGGCTATAAAGCCGCTGCAAGAGCCAGGCGTATATATCACGGTAATGAAAGAAGCTGGTGACTACCCTTACAACTACAATACAACTTGGTTTGCTGTTGGTGATATAAGCGTGCAAGCGCGCCAATACCCCAATCAATTAGTGGCATTTGTGCACTCTGCAGTAAAAGTAAAACCCATTGCGCAAGCCACGGTAACCTTATACGACCAAGCGGGGCGAGAACTTGCCAAAGAGCGCGCCGATGCACAGGGCAAGGTAAGCTTTGCCACGGCAATGGATAAAGCCTCGTACCTTGTTGCGCAGCACAACAAGCATTTGTCTGTGCTTACCCTAAAAGGCGCGGCCATGGATTTATCTGAATTCTCGTTGGCTGCACGTCAGAACTTTCCGTTAGAGTTTTTTATGTATGGCCCGCGCGACATTTACCGCCCAGGTGAAGAGGTCATAATCAACGGGTTGCTGCGCGATAACGATGGCCGCTTACTCGAAGCCAGCAATATACAGGCGCGAATTTTGCGCCCAGATGGCCGAGTGTTTCAAAATTTTGTATGGCAGGGCGATACTCAAGCATTTTATGAGCACCGCTTTTTATTGCCGCAGCAAACGGTAACCGGTGATTGGCAGCTCGCCGCCAAATTGGGTAACGGCCGTGAATTTACTTTTACCTTTAAGGTAGAAGAATTTTTACCCGAGCGCATGAAGCTCGCGTTAAGTGCCACGGCAAACACGCATTTTATTCGCGACGAAAAGCTTACTATTAATGTACAGGGCGACTACCTATACGGTGCACCTGCGGCGGGAAATCGCGCCGAAGCCACGCTGGTACTGCGCCAAAAACGTAAACTATTTGATGAATGGCAAGGGTTTGTTTTCGGCGCAGAAGATTACAACAACTTTAATACCGATACTGCCTTAGATGATCTAACCCTTGATGATAACGGTAGTGCAAGTATTACCTTACCCGCTGAATGGCAAGGGGCGAGTCAGCCAATTGAAATTAGCACGCGGGTAAGTCTGTTTGAAAGCGGCGGCCGCCCAGTGAGCCGCACCATTAACCACACCTACTGGCCGCGTGAAACGCTGGTGGGGGTGAGGCCACTGTGGGATACCGAAATAGCCAGCCCGCGCACCGATGTGCAGTTAGAATTAATTAACGTAAATACCCAAGGCAAATTGCAAGCGGCAGAAAACGTAACCGTGGTTGCCATTCGCGAAAACGCCCGTTACTACTGGCAGTGGGATGACGGTTGGCAGTACCGCCAAAACGAAACGAATGTGCCGGTTTATTCGCGTGTTATTTCTTTAAGTGCCGAAGAGCGCACTCAAGTTACTATTCCGGTTGAATACGGCAACTACCGCTTGGAAGTGCGCGACCAACAGCAAACACTATTAAATAGCTACCGTTTTTTCGCAGGCTGGCATTGGGATAGCCCAGAGGTAGGTGCAACAGGGCGGCCCGATAAACTCGACCTTACCCTTAATGCGGATGCGATAGAAAATGGCCAGCAAGCCACGCTTACTTTTAATGCGCCCTACGACGGGTTAATGGTGTTTACCGTAGAGGCCAACGAATTAATGTGGTTAGAAAGCCGCGAAATAAACGCGGGCGATAATACGCTAACCCTGCCGGTTAATAACAATTGGGATAGGCACGATATTTATGCCACCGTCACCCTATTGCGCTCTGGTGATAGCCAGCGCAAATATTTACCTAAACGCGCCTTTGGTTTGGCCCATTTACCTTTAAATCGCGATAACCGAAAGTTAAGTGTAAGCATACACGCCCCCGAAAAAATATTACCCGCCAGCGAACTCACCACAAAAATTAAAGTGGATAACGCCGAAGGTAAACAAGTTTTTGTCACGCTGTCTGCTGTGGATACAGGGGTGCTTAGCCTAACCCAATTTACAACCCCCAACGCCCACAAATGGTTTTTTGCTGCGCGTGGTTACAATGTAGATATTCGCGATACTTGGGCAGCCTTTATAGAGCAGCTAAGCGCGCGCATGGCGACGCGACGCTTTGGTGGCGACGCGGATGAAATGGCACGCGGCGGCGAAGCGCCGCAAAGCGATGTGCAAATTGTGTCGCTTTACTCTGGCAAAGTGCAGTTAGATAGCAATGGCGAAGCCGATGTAAACCTGAGTTTGCCCTACTTTAATGGTGAGTTACGGTTAATGGCCATGGCGTGGGCCGAAGGTGATTTTGGCGAACAAGAAGCGAAAGTAACCGTGGCCGCACCGCTAATAGCAGAAATTAGCACGCCGCGTTTTTTGGCTAAGGGCGACAAAGCCAATGCCACGCTCGACTTGCAAAACTTAACAGAGCGGGAAATGCACTTAGATGTTGAGTTTTCTGCAAGTAATATTTTAGGTGCGGAAAAAATCACGCAAACAATGTTATTACAGCCGAAACAAAAACAAATAGTGCAGTTGCCTTTATTGGGTATGGCCTATTACGGCACCGGCAGCATAGTGCTTAAGGCTACCGAGCAATCGGCAGGCGGTGACGCCAGTGTTGCGCGCAGTTGGAACCTTAGTTTGCGCCCTGCGTTTCCAGCAGAAACTGTGCGCAACGAATCTGTGGTAAATGCTGGCGAAGCGCTGCAATTCCCTATGCAAGAAGCGGCGCGTTTCGACGGCGATACATTAAGCGTTATGCTCAGCATGTCGCCCACGCCACCATTCGATGTGCAGCAACAGTTGCATCAACTTATTCAATACCCCTATGGGTGTTTAGAGCAAACCACAAGTCGCGCTTGGCCGTTATTAAAAACGTCGTTCGCCGAACTTATGAAGTACGACTTAACCGACGATAAGCGCGTAGCTAAAAACCGCGACCAACTTATTGAAGGCGCCATTGCGCGTATTAGCGGTATGCAACGCAGCGATGGCAGTTTTGGTTTGTGGAGTAACCAAAGCCGCGAAGCCCACTGGTTAACGGTATACGCCACCGAATTTTTAATTGCGGCGAAAGACCAAGGCTTTAACGTAGATGATTCGGTATTAAACAGCGCCATTGCCAAGGTTAAAAAATATGTAACCCTGCATTCAATTCAGTGGAGTGAGCGAGAGCATTACAGTACGTGGCCCGAGCACTATCACTTTTCGTATCGCGCTTATGCCGCTTACGTAATGGCGCAGCGCCAGCAGGTTAGCTTAGGGGATGTGCGCAATTTATTTGATCGCTACCACGGTAGCGCCAAAACACCGTTACCCTTAGCGCAAATAGCTGCGGCGTTAGAAACATTAGGGGACAAAGCGCGCAGCGAAAAAGCGTGGGCTTTGGCATTTGCGCGCGATAAGCTTGCGCGCGGTTACGGTGGCGATTACGCATCACCGGTGCGCGATCAAGCGTGGATAACCGCACTGGCATTAGATAGCCGTTTAGTAAAAGAACCGCTGCAACTCGTTTTTACACTGCGCGATAGCGCGCGTTTGCGCCGTTGGATATCTACCCAAGAGCGATTTGCACTGTACACGTTAGGGCAAAAATTAAATCAGCGAGAAACCCATTGGCAAGCCAGTTTACACGTTAACGATGCGCCTATAGCCATAGATCAATCAACCCCTTGGCGCGGTTATTGGAAGCGCGAGGCCGTACCCAGTGCGCTTACACTTACCAATTCAGATAACAAACCACTGTTCACCAACCTTACTTTACAGGGCTACCCAGTAGAGCCAAATTACGATATTGCCGAAGGCATACAGGTGCGACGCTTTTTCTACAATGATCGCGGTGAGGTTATTTCGCTTAACAACGTTAAAACTGGCGATTTAATTTTGGTGCGTGTAGATATGCAAAGCACTGACGAGTACAGGCTGCCCGATGCCATGCTGGTGGAGTTGCTACCTGCTGGTTTAGAGTTAGAGAATCAAAACCTAAGTTCTGCGGTTGCCATGCAAGATATGCGTGTACAAAACAAAACGGTGGCCCAGTGGATGACAAACACACCTATTGTGCACCAAGAATTTAGAGACGATCGCTACGTAGCGGCTCTATCCCTAAGCCGTAAAACCGCAAGCGTATTTTACTTGGCGCGCGCAGTTACCCCTGGCGAATACTTGGTGCCACCCAGCTTAGTTGAAGATATGTATCGCCCAGAAATAAGAGCGGTAGGTGGCAAAGAAACAACGCTAGTTATTTCACCTAAGTAA
- the pbpC gene encoding penicillin-binding protein 1C, with amino-acid sequence MFYGLLIRACRIKPVRLSLVWLSIYCVGQLSLIVLCTLLPLPERNDKHDFAKVVVDSRGEPLRVFADSNGVWRYQVALDDVSPLYIEALLTYEDRWFYWHRGVNPFALLRGAGQWLINGRLISGGSTLSMQVARILEPHPRTFVGKARQMFRAIQLERTYSKQQILTLYLNYAPFGGPVEGVQAASYIYFGKPAKQLTHAEAALLAVLPQAPSRLRPDRYAQRAEQARNKVLARMQHFNVWSQQQVNEAKQEPVIARHISAPKTAPLLARRLIQQYPQQQVIHSTLDKNLQQALETIAQDYALTLPQKTSTAILVLDNYTMAVRAYVGSANFDDLTRYGHVDMITANRSPGSTLKPFLYGMAIDEGLIHEQSLLLDTPTDFAGYRPENFAQDFSGPVSTRQALQRSLNVPAVQVLDALGPQAFYARLASAGLTLKLPAEAAPNLSLILGGAAASLEDLTATFAAIGRGGVTRAPVYIQNQTPAPERTLLSAASAWVVGDILRGVALNSAHRQTVIAANTPRIAFKTGTSYGYRDSWVLAASEHYTIGVWVGRPDGTPTAQNVGRENAVPLLRKTLALFSDAQLAPPKRPAGLSRELICWPLGGLKQLQSAAECLREKSAWLLDGAAAPTLREPLMAQWSSYKLTLAVNAKGEQVLPQCMASAQAGATQNITLAVWPRVLEPWLPQKWRRAHLLPALAANCKHAVRDTGQQLVLEGISNNAEYYPAPGQSNITLQPSVRGASGKVEWFVNGVWVAATVGSSHSLELAKLAVGKHTLSVMDAAGRFDEIVFYVGG; translated from the coding sequence GTGTTTTACGGCCTCCTTATTCGCGCATGCCGAATTAAACCTGTTCGGTTAAGCTTGGTGTGGTTAAGTATTTATTGTGTAGGCCAGCTTAGCTTAATCGTTTTGTGTACGCTGTTGCCTTTACCGGAACGCAACGATAAACACGATTTTGCCAAGGTAGTGGTAGATAGTCGCGGCGAACCGCTGCGAGTCTTTGCCGATTCAAACGGCGTGTGGCGTTATCAAGTAGCGCTTGATGATGTTTCGCCTTTATATATAGAGGCGCTGCTTACCTACGAAGACCGTTGGTTTTACTGGCACCGCGGCGTTAACCCTTTTGCATTGTTACGCGGTGCAGGCCAGTGGTTAATAAATGGCAGGCTTATTAGTGGTGGTTCTACACTTTCGATGCAAGTTGCGCGCATACTAGAGCCACACCCGCGCACATTCGTTGGCAAAGCGCGGCAAATGTTTCGCGCTATTCAATTAGAGCGCACTTATAGCAAACAGCAAATTCTTACCCTCTATTTAAACTATGCGCCATTTGGCGGGCCAGTAGAAGGTGTGCAGGCGGCAAGCTATATTTATTTTGGCAAGCCAGCAAAACAACTTACCCATGCCGAGGCGGCGCTGCTGGCGGTGCTGCCGCAGGCTCCTTCGCGCCTGCGGCCAGATCGCTATGCGCAGCGTGCCGAACAAGCGCGCAATAAAGTGTTGGCAAGAATGCAGCACTTTAATGTGTGGTCGCAGCAACAGGTAAACGAAGCCAAACAAGAACCTGTTATTGCCCGCCATATAAGCGCCCCAAAAACAGCACCGCTGTTAGCCCGCAGGTTAATTCAGCAGTATCCGCAGCAGCAGGTTATTCATTCAACGCTTGATAAAAATTTACAGCAAGCGCTAGAAACAATTGCGCAGGATTACGCGCTAACCTTACCGCAAAAAACATCTACCGCAATTTTGGTCTTAGATAATTACACTATGGCGGTGCGCGCTTATGTGGGCAGTGCTAATTTCGACGATTTAACACGCTATGGCCACGTGGATATGATTACCGCCAACCGCTCGCCTGGGTCCACGCTCAAACCATTTTTATACGGCATGGCAATAGACGAAGGATTAATTCACGAGCAATCGCTATTGCTAGATACGCCCACCGATTTTGCTGGTTATCGCCCAGAAAATTTTGCGCAGGATTTTTCCGGCCCAGTGTCTACGCGCCAAGCATTGCAGCGCAGTTTAAATGTGCCCGCCGTGCAAGTATTAGATGCCCTAGGGCCACAGGCCTTTTATGCGCGACTAGCCTCTGCCGGTTTAACATTAAAACTACCTGCAGAAGCCGCACCCAATCTATCGCTTATTCTCGGCGGCGCAGCGGCGAGTTTAGAAGATTTAACCGCAACCTTTGCCGCCATCGGTCGAGGTGGCGTAACCCGTGCGCCGGTGTATATACAAAACCAAACACCAGCACCAGAACGCACGCTGTTATCTGCCGCGAGTGCTTGGGTTGTGGGCGATATATTGCGCGGTGTTGCGTTAAATTCTGCCCACAGGCAAACCGTTATTGCCGCTAATACACCGCGCATAGCTTTTAAAACCGGCACCAGCTACGGCTACCGCGACTCTTGGGTATTAGCCGCGAGCGAACACTACACCATTGGCGTATGGGTAGGGCGCCCAGACGGCACACCCACTGCGCAAAATGTGGGTAGAGAAAACGCCGTGCCGCTTTTGCGCAAAACACTGGCATTATTTAGCGATGCCCAATTGGCACCACCGAAGCGCCCAGCGGGGTTAAGCCGCGAGTTAATATGCTGGCCATTGGGTGGATTAAAACAACTGCAGAGCGCGGCAGAGTGTTTGCGCGAAAAGTCTGCGTGGTTGTTGGATGGTGCAGCAGCGCCCACCTTGCGCGAACCGCTAATGGCGCAATGGTCGAGTTACAAACTAACGCTTGCGGTCAACGCCAAGGGGGAACAGGTGTTGCCACAATGCATGGCTAGCGCGCAGGCAGGGGCCACTCAAAACATAACCCTTGCGGTGTGGCCACGAGTACTCGAACCTTGGCTACCGCAAAAGTGGCGGCGCGCGCATTTATTACCTGCGCTGGCGGCAAACTGTAAACACGCCGTGCGCGATACCGGTCAGCAACTAGTGTTAGAAGGCATTAGTAATAACGCCGAGTACTACCCCGCGCCAGGCCAGTCGAACATTACTTTGCAGCCCAGCGTGCGTGGCGCTAGCGGTAAGGTGGAGTGGTTTGTTAACGGCGTATGGGTTGCGGCTACAGTAGGTAGCAGCCATTCGCTTGAGCTGGCTAAATTGGCAGTGGGTAAACACACGCTAAGTGTTATGGATGCCGCCGGGCGATTTGATGAAATTGTTTTTTATGTTGGGGGTTAA